A stretch of the Rhodospirillales bacterium genome encodes the following:
- a CDS encoding putative addiction module antidote protein, producing MSEAFTKWDAADHLRTPEDIRLYLEACAEEDPGDGSLLRAALHDIARAGNMSQLARETGMSRKGLYKALSEGGNPTLATVMRITRALGMKVRITA from the coding sequence ATGAGCGAGGCGTTCACCAAGTGGGATGCGGCCGATCACCTGCGCACGCCGGAAGACATCCGTCTCTACCTGGAAGCCTGTGCGGAGGAGGATCCGGGCGACGGCAGCCTGCTGCGCGCCGCCCTCCACGACATCGCCCGGGCAGGGAACATGAGCCAGCTGGCGCGCGAAACAGGGATGAGCCGCAAGGGGCTCTACAAGGCGTTGTCGGAAGGCGGCAATCCCACCCTCGCAACGGTCATGCGGATCACGCGGGCACTGGGAATGAAGGTCCGGATCACGGCCTGA
- a CDS encoding histidine phosphatase family protein, translating into MTRLLLLLTFFAVFCLLPTPADADARFARLSEPGIVAIVRHALAPGSGDPASFTLDDCATQRNLDARGREQARAIGAAIRAADAIVDRVLTSQWCRCRDTAQLLGLGPVEELPALNSFFRNPARANAQTAELRDFLASLPPGEIVILVTHYVNIRALLGRGVASGEVVLLEIGRDRTISVVDEILIEPPR; encoded by the coding sequence ATGACGCGCCTACTTCTCTTGCTCACGTTTTTCGCAGTCTTCTGCCTCCTACCTACGCCGGCCGACGCCGACGCTCGTTTCGCCCGCCTGTCCGAACCCGGCATCGTCGCCATCGTGCGCCACGCCCTTGCGCCCGGGAGCGGAGATCCCGCATCGTTCACGCTCGACGACTGTGCCACCCAACGCAATCTCGACGCACGGGGCCGGGAACAGGCGCGAGCGATTGGCGCGGCGATCAGGGCTGCGGATGCGATCGTCGACCGGGTTCTCACAAGCCAATGGTGCCGTTGCCGCGACACGGCCCAGCTTCTCGGTCTCGGGCCGGTCGAAGAGCTGCCCGCGCTCAACTCGTTCTTCCGGAACCCAGCCCGCGCCAATGCGCAGACCGCCGAATTGCGGGACTTCCTAGCGAGCCTCCCGCCAGGAGAGATTGTCATCCTGGTCACCCACTACGTGAACATCAGGGCGCTGCTCGGCCGGGGTGTCGCCTCCGGCGAGGTCGTCCTGCTCGAGATCGGGCGTGACCGCACGATCTCTGTGGTCGATGAGATCCTCATTGAACCGCCGCGCTGA
- a CDS encoding DUF6290 family protein, producing MLTIRLPADIEERLEQLAKATGRTKTFYAREAILRHLEDLEDLYLAEQSLAELREGRSRTYTLEEVVRDLGLED from the coding sequence GTGTTGACGATCCGCCTGCCGGCAGACATTGAGGAGCGCCTGGAGCAACTCGCGAAGGCGACCGGTCGCACCAAGACGTTCTACGCGCGCGAGGCCATCCTCCGTCATCTGGAGGACCTTGAGGATCTGTACCTGGCCGAGCAGAGCCTGGCTGAACTGCGGGAAGGCCGGTCGCGCACCTACACGCTCGAGGAAGTGGTGCGCGACCTCGGCTTGGAGGATTGA
- a CDS encoding helix-turn-helix domain-containing protein — protein MTERNIAAKVLDALCEVREHRAGKRTLKTVRVEPRPLLKLTPEVIRATRERLDVSRAVFAHMIRVPVRTIERWEQGRSSPPESAAALILMAQKYPDTFDRLASL, from the coding sequence ATGACTGAACGCAACATCGCTGCCAAGGTCCTCGACGCACTGTGCGAAGTACGCGAGCACCGCGCTGGCAAGCGCACCTTGAAGACCGTGCGGGTCGAGCCGCGGCCCCTCCTGAAGCTGACCCCAGAGGTCATCCGCGCCACTCGCGAGCGCCTGGACGTCTCCAGGGCGGTCTTTGCACACATGATCCGCGTCCCCGTGCGCACGATCGAGCGCTGGGAGCAGGGTCGGTCAAGCCCTCCCGAATCGGCTGCGGCCCTCATCCTCATGGCGCAGAAGTACCCGGACACGTTTGATCGGCTCGCCTCCCTGTAA
- a CDS encoding type II toxin-antitoxin system prevent-host-death family antitoxin, protein MIVNISEAKAQLSNLIDRVYHGEKVVIAKNNLPVADLVPHTPEGKRKLGILKGQVDVPDDALFEEDADIERMFYGPGD, encoded by the coding sequence ATGATCGTCAACATTTCGGAGGCGAAGGCGCAACTCTCGAACCTGATCGATCGCGTCTACCACGGCGAGAAGGTGGTCATCGCCAAGAACAATCTTCCGGTCGCCGACCTGGTGCCGCATACCCCGGAAGGAAAGCGGAAATTGGGCATCCTGAAGGGGCAGGTCGACGTGCCCGACGATGCACTGTTCGAAGAGGACGCGGACATCGAACGCATGTTCTACGGGCCCGGCGATTGA
- the ilvD gene encoding dihydroxy-acid dehydratase: MTIDKSRLPSRHTTEGPERAPHRSFYYAMGLTEKQIHQPLIGVATTWNEAAPCNITLRRQAQAAKAGVDQADGTPREFTTITVTDGIAMGHQGMKASLASREAIADTIELTVRGHAYDGLVGLAGCDKSLPGVMMAMARLNVPSVFLYGGSIMPGRFRGRDVTVQDVFEAVGQYQGGNMNADDLDEIERVACPSAGSCGGQFTANTMACVSEALGIALPHSAMAPAPYQSRDEYAFASGQAVMKLIEQNLRPRDIITREALENAARVVAASGGSTNAGLHLPAIAHECGIKFDLNDVAELFRSTPYIGDLKPGGKYVAKDLYEAGGLPVLMKALYDGGYIHGDCVTVTGRTVAENLADVAFPEDQDVIRPVSNAITPTGGVVGLRGNLAPEGAIVKVAGMQRLRHVGQARVFDTEEEAFKAVKEQQIRDGDVLVIRYEGPKGGPGMREMLATTSAIYGQGLGEKVALITDGRFSGATRGFCIGHVGPEAAVGGPIGLVEEGDQITIDAETGELSVALSDEELASRRERWTPRTHEYTSGELWKYSQLVGPAVGGAVTHPGGQAETHCYADT, encoded by the coding sequence ATGACGATCGACAAGAGCAGACTTCCCAGCCGACACACGACTGAGGGCCCCGAGCGCGCCCCGCACCGATCCTTCTACTACGCGATGGGGCTCACCGAGAAGCAGATTCACCAGCCGTTGATCGGGGTGGCCACGACTTGGAACGAGGCGGCGCCATGCAACATCACGTTGCGCCGCCAGGCTCAGGCGGCCAAGGCGGGAGTCGATCAGGCCGACGGGACCCCGCGGGAGTTCACGACGATCACCGTGACCGACGGGATCGCCATGGGGCACCAGGGCATGAAGGCGTCGCTCGCGAGCCGGGAGGCGATCGCCGACACGATCGAGCTCACCGTGCGGGGGCACGCGTATGACGGCCTCGTGGGCCTCGCCGGCTGCGACAAGTCGCTGCCGGGCGTAATGATGGCGATGGCGCGCCTCAACGTGCCGAGCGTGTTCCTCTACGGCGGCTCGATCATGCCGGGGCGGTTCCGCGGCCGCGACGTGACCGTGCAGGACGTCTTCGAGGCGGTGGGGCAGTACCAGGGCGGCAACATGAACGCGGACGACCTCGACGAGATCGAGCGGGTTGCCTGCCCGTCGGCGGGCTCATGCGGCGGGCAGTTCACGGCGAACACGATGGCCTGCGTGTCCGAGGCGCTGGGCATCGCGCTGCCGCATTCCGCCATGGCGCCGGCGCCGTACCAGTCGCGGGACGAATACGCCTTCGCGTCCGGCCAGGCGGTCATGAAGCTGATCGAGCAAAATCTCCGGCCGCGCGACATCATCACGCGCGAGGCGCTCGAGAACGCGGCGCGCGTCGTGGCCGCGAGCGGCGGCTCGACCAATGCCGGGCTGCACCTGCCGGCGATTGCGCACGAGTGCGGCATCAAGTTCGACCTGAACGACGTCGCCGAGCTGTTCCGCTCGACGCCGTACATCGGCGACCTCAAGCCAGGCGGCAAGTACGTGGCGAAGGACCTGTACGAGGCGGGCGGACTGCCGGTGCTGATGAAGGCGCTCTACGATGGCGGCTACATCCACGGCGACTGCGTGACGGTGACCGGACGCACGGTGGCCGAGAACCTCGCGGACGTCGCGTTTCCCGAGGACCAGGACGTCATTCGCCCGGTGTCGAACGCGATCACGCCGACAGGCGGCGTGGTGGGGCTTCGGGGGAACCTCGCGCCGGAGGGCGCCATCGTGAAGGTCGCGGGCATGCAGCGGCTGCGCCACGTGGGGCAGGCCCGCGTATTCGACACAGAGGAGGAGGCGTTCAAGGCGGTGAAGGAGCAGCAGATCCGCGACGGCGACGTGCTCGTCATCCGCTACGAGGGGCCGAAGGGCGGGCCCGGCATGCGGGAGATGCTCGCCACGACGTCCGCGATCTACGGCCAGGGCCTCGGCGAAAAGGTCGCACTGATCACCGACGGACGGTTCTCGGGTGCGACGCGCGGCTTCTGCATCGGACACGTCGGGCCGGAGGCCGCGGTCGGGGGACCGATCGGCCTCGTCGAGGAAGGCGACCAGATCACCATCGATGCGGAGACCGGCGAGCTGTCCGTTGCGCTCAGCGACGAGGAACTCGCCTCGCGCCGCGAGCGCTGGACGCCACGCACGCACGAGTACACGTCCGGAGAACTCTGGAAGTACTCGCAGCTCGTGGGCCCGGCCGTCGGAGGCGCGGTGACGCACCCGGGCGGGCAGGCCGAAACCCACTGCTACGCGGACACGTAG
- a CDS encoding ATP-binding protein produces MISRQKSQLVCARLDQFPAAALLGPRQTGKTTLAGLIAEERASTYLDLENTADREKLSDAALYLSGHEKELVILDEVQRVPELFQTLRGLIDRERRRNIRAGRFLLLGSASIDLLKQSGESLAGRIAYIELGPFNVLEVDAVTHEKLWIRGGFPDSFLADSDEASLVWRDNFVRTYLERDVPQLGPRVPAETLRRFWTMLAHMQGGLLNAAQFARALAVDGKTIARYLDLLVDLLLVRRLPPFHANVGKRLVKSPKVYVRDSGIVHALLGLDDRDAVLGHPVAGGSWEGFVLENLLSAAPERVRPWFYRTAAGAEIDLVLQMPGGDLWAVEIKRGLAPRLDKGFHHARQDLNPTRSFVVYSGIERYPRSEAVEVIGLGELASLLATV; encoded by the coding sequence ATGATATCGCGTCAGAAATCGCAACTTGTCTGCGCTCGACTGGACCAGTTCCCAGCCGCGGCCCTCCTAGGCCCGCGCCAAACAGGCAAGACCACGCTGGCTGGGCTTATCGCTGAAGAACGAGCGAGCACCTATCTCGACCTTGAGAACACAGCGGACCGCGAGAAGCTAAGCGATGCCGCACTTTACCTGTCCGGGCACGAAAAAGAGCTGGTGATCCTCGACGAGGTCCAGCGAGTGCCGGAGCTGTTCCAGACACTTCGGGGCCTCATCGACAGGGAGCGCCGCCGAAACATCCGCGCGGGCCGGTTTCTGCTTCTGGGTTCGGCGTCGATCGACCTCCTCAAGCAGTCGGGAGAATCCCTTGCCGGCCGCATCGCCTATATCGAGCTCGGGCCTTTCAATGTTCTCGAAGTCGACGCCGTTACGCACGAGAAGCTCTGGATCCGGGGCGGCTTCCCGGACAGTTTTCTGGCCGATAGCGATGAAGCCAGCCTGGTCTGGCGGGACAACTTTGTCCGCACGTACCTGGAGCGTGACGTTCCGCAGCTAGGCCCGCGCGTGCCGGCGGAAACGCTGCGACGCTTCTGGACCATGCTGGCCCATATGCAGGGCGGCTTGCTCAACGCGGCCCAGTTCGCTCGTGCCCTTGCCGTCGATGGCAAGACAATCGCCCGCTATCTCGACCTGCTTGTCGACCTCCTGCTGGTCCGACGCCTGCCCCCCTTTCACGCCAACGTCGGCAAGCGCCTGGTGAAATCCCCGAAGGTCTACGTACGCGACAGCGGTATCGTCCACGCGCTGCTCGGCCTCGACGACCGGGATGCCGTACTGGGTCATCCGGTCGCCGGTGGGAGCTGGGAAGGGTTCGTGCTGGAAAACCTCCTCAGCGCCGCCCCGGAGCGTGTGAGGCCATGGTTTTACCGGACAGCTGCTGGCGCCGAAATCGACCTGGTGCTCCAGATGCCAGGTGGAGACTTGTGGGCGGTGGAAATCAAGCGCGGCCTCGCCCCGCGGCTCGACAAGGGATTTCACCACGCGCGTCAGGACCTCAATCCCACGCGCTCATTCGTCGTGTATTCGGGCATCGAACGATACCCTAGGAGCGAGGCCGTCGAAGTGATCGGTCTGGGCGAACTGGCGTCGCTCCTTGCAACGGTATGA
- a CDS encoding phytanoyl-CoA dioxygenase family protein, which yields MFLIEEPNASDIRRFHRDGFLVVERLIEPDAAARLAARFEPLFRGEFETGLHPDEWNWRDGRDAGDLTRQICNAWKSDREVAHAVLHPRVGLWCARLSGWPGARINQDNVLWKPPGARPLAFHQDDSYQQWVVPPELCTCWMALDPTTGAGGTIEYVAGSHRWDLGQPASRFHAPDDYEREMREAAARAGAVPNVVRVEVPAGGGVFHHGRIFHGSGTNRTEAPRRALVSHCMSSEARYHPTRVGSIYGRYKRAGSTEMDESFFPVLWTEDGYRSACLNSYLGAVPDAAG from the coding sequence ATGTTTCTGATCGAAGAGCCGAACGCTTCGGATATCCGACGCTTTCACCGGGATGGCTTCCTCGTTGTCGAACGGCTCATCGAACCCGACGCCGCAGCCCGCCTGGCCGCGCGATTTGAACCGCTCTTCCGCGGCGAATTCGAGACCGGCCTCCATCCCGACGAGTGGAACTGGCGCGACGGAAGGGACGCGGGGGACCTGACCCGCCAGATCTGCAACGCCTGGAAGTCGGACCGTGAGGTGGCGCACGCGGTCCTCCACCCCCGGGTCGGCCTGTGGTGCGCGCGGCTCAGCGGCTGGCCGGGCGCGCGCATCAACCAGGACAACGTGTTGTGGAAGCCGCCGGGGGCCCGCCCGCTCGCCTTTCACCAGGACGACAGCTATCAGCAGTGGGTGGTGCCGCCCGAACTGTGCACCTGCTGGATGGCACTCGACCCGACCACCGGGGCTGGCGGCACCATCGAATACGTCGCGGGTTCGCACCGCTGGGACCTCGGTCAGCCGGCCTCCCGGTTCCACGCTCCTGACGACTACGAACGCGAGATGCGCGAGGCCGCCGCACGGGCGGGTGCCGTCCCCAACGTGGTGCGGGTCGAGGTTCCGGCGGGAGGGGGAGTCTTTCACCACGGACGGATATTCCACGGCTCGGGCACCAACCGCACCGAAGCGCCTCGACGGGCGCTCGTGTCCCACTGCATGTCTTCCGAAGCCCGGTACCACCCGACCCGCGTCGGAAGCATCTACGGCCGCTACAAGCGCGCCGGCAGCACGGAGATGGACGAGTCCTTCTTCCCCGTGCTGTGGACCGAGGACGGTTACCGAAGCGCCTGTCTCAACAGTTACCTCGGCGCAGTTCCTGACGCTGCAGGCTGA
- a CDS encoding Fic family protein has translation MDTAIQNRFSEPVAVFRDRRLPVTAMPAGYAALIGAYDLAVPLPRNLSAIGSRHRLVEQDGWRIYSPRYTPDASLQGHLTFALKHEGLDLAVFKRLFAATGPDAVADLVRARPTGAYARRVWFLYEWLTGRRLDLPNAERGAYAPIVDADRQYAISAATSSRHRVKNNLPGTPAFCPLVFRTNTLERFIAMDLQTRAQQAVAAVRHDLLARTAAFLLLNDSRSSFAIEGEHPPQDRIQRWARAIGQAGQLPIDHDELIRLQRIVIGDSRFVRLGLRTEGGFVGQHDRESRSPIPDHISARPDDLGQLIDGIIAFDRGVAQQLDPIVAASVLAFGFVYIHPFDDGNGRMHRYLIHHVLARRGFNPPGVAFPVSAAILDQVDDYRAALEDYSERLLPVVQWEPTEYGNVRVLNDTGDFYRYFDATRQAEFLYGSVQRTIELDLPREAAFLGRYDAFRRRLNLIVDMPNRLSDLLFRFLHQNGGTLARRRREREFAALTDDEVQRVEAIYREEFADDRR, from the coding sequence ATGGACACCGCCATACAGAATCGTTTTTCAGAACCGGTTGCCGTTTTTCGGGATCGGCGCCTTCCTGTAACGGCGATGCCGGCGGGTTACGCCGCACTGATTGGGGCGTACGATCTGGCGGTGCCGCTTCCGCGGAACCTCAGCGCCATCGGATCACGGCACAGGCTCGTGGAGCAAGACGGCTGGCGGATTTACTCACCGCGCTACACGCCGGACGCAAGCCTGCAAGGTCATCTCACCTTCGCCCTGAAGCACGAAGGGTTGGACTTGGCCGTCTTCAAGCGCCTGTTTGCGGCGACAGGCCCCGACGCCGTTGCCGATCTGGTCAGGGCCAGGCCCACGGGCGCCTATGCCCGGCGTGTCTGGTTCCTCTACGAATGGCTGACCGGAAGGCGGCTCGATCTCCCGAATGCTGAGCGCGGGGCCTATGCGCCGATCGTGGATGCGGACCGGCAATATGCCATCTCCGCCGCAACGTCTTCACGGCACCGTGTCAAGAACAATCTGCCAGGCACGCCGGCCTTCTGTCCGCTGGTGTTCCGCACCAATACGCTAGAGCGTTTCATCGCCATGGACCTTCAGACCCGGGCGCAGCAAGCGGTGGCCGCCGTGCGGCATGATCTGCTGGCGCGCACCGCTGCATTCCTGCTTCTTAACGACTCGAGGTCGAGCTTCGCCATTGAGGGCGAACATCCCCCGCAGGATCGCATCCAGCGATGGGCACGCGCGATCGGACAGGCTGGCCAGCTACCGATCGATCATGACGAACTGATACGTCTGCAGCGCATCGTGATCGGAGATTCCCGATTCGTCCGTCTGGGCCTCCGAACCGAGGGCGGCTTCGTCGGTCAGCATGACCGCGAGTCGCGTTCGCCGATCCCCGACCACATCAGCGCACGGCCGGATGATCTGGGACAGCTGATCGACGGCATCATCGCTTTTGACCGGGGAGTTGCCCAGCAGCTCGATCCCATCGTGGCCGCATCAGTTCTGGCCTTCGGCTTTGTCTACATCCATCCGTTCGACGACGGAAACGGCCGAATGCACCGCTACCTAATTCACCACGTCCTGGCCCGGCGCGGTTTCAACCCGCCGGGGGTCGCATTTCCGGTATCAGCGGCAATTCTGGATCAAGTGGACGACTACCGCGCAGCGCTCGAGGATTACTCGGAACGCCTGCTGCCGGTAGTGCAGTGGGAACCAACGGAATACGGCAACGTCCGGGTGCTGAACGATACCGGAGACTTCTACCGGTATTTCGATGCCACACGGCAGGCCGAGTTCCTGTACGGCAGCGTGCAGCGGACGATCGAACTGGACTTGCCGCGGGAAGCGGCATTCCTGGGACGGTACGACGCGTTTCGGAGGCGTCTGAACCTGATCGTCGACATGCCGAATCGGCTGTCGGATCTCCTGTTCCGGTTCCTTCACCAGAACGGCGGCACGCTTGCTCGCCGCAGGCGGGAAAGGGAATTCGCTGCCCTGACCGATGACGAGGTTCAACGTGTCGAGGCCATCTACCGGGAAGAGTTCGCCGACGACCGTCGCTGA
- a CDS encoding ribokinase: MAGHIAILGIFVADVTFRTDRLPQMGETVIGESVALSPGGKGSNQSVAAARLGAEVRFISMVGRDAFADMAYAAWADAGVEPLVARSERLATGAASVVVNAATGENAIVVCPGAAFELSDADVDAVADAIRTAAVFVTQLEQPVPAAMRGLAIAREAGVTTVLNPAPAATVPERMLGLCDYVTPNETEASAMTGLAVGSEDEARAAARALRERGAGAAVITLGAEGALFDGPGGGYLVPAFQAGPVVETTGAGDAFNGAFAVALAEGREPVQAVRFGCAAAGLSVTRPGTALSMPHRAEVETLLDGV; this comes from the coding sequence ATGGCAGGACACATCGCGATCCTCGGCATCTTCGTTGCCGATGTCACGTTCCGGACCGACCGCCTGCCGCAGATGGGCGAGACCGTCATCGGCGAGAGCGTGGCGCTGAGCCCGGGGGGCAAGGGATCGAACCAGTCGGTCGCCGCGGCCAGGCTTGGCGCCGAAGTCCGGTTCATCTCCATGGTTGGCCGTGACGCCTTTGCGGACATGGCGTATGCAGCCTGGGCCGACGCGGGCGTGGAGCCCCTGGTGGCCCGGTCGGAGCGCCTGGCGACGGGGGCCGCCTCGGTGGTGGTGAACGCGGCGACGGGCGAGAACGCGATCGTCGTGTGTCCGGGCGCGGCCTTCGAGCTCTCGGATGCGGATGTCGATGCGGTGGCGGACGCCATCCGCACGGCCGCCGTCTTCGTCACCCAGCTCGAGCAGCCGGTCCCGGCCGCGATGCGGGGACTTGCGATCGCGAGGGAGGCGGGGGTGACGACCGTCCTCAACCCGGCTCCCGCCGCGACGGTTCCGGAGCGCATGCTCGGGCTTTGTGACTACGTGACGCCGAACGAGACAGAGGCTTCGGCCATGACCGGTCTTGCGGTGGGGAGCGAAGACGAGGCCCGCGCCGCTGCGCGCGCGCTCAGGGAGCGCGGGGCCGGGGCGGCCGTGATCACGCTGGGCGCCGAGGGGGCGCTCTTCGACGGTCCCGGGGGCGGGTACCTCGTGCCGGCGTTTCAGGCGGGCCCGGTTGTGGAAACCACGGGGGCCGGGGATGCCTTCAACGGGGCATTCGCGGTGGCGCTTGCCGAAGGCCGAGAGCCAGTTCAGGCAGTGCGCTTTGGATGTGCGGCCGCCGGCCTCTCGGTTACGCGACCAGGAACGGCGCTCTCCATGCCGCATCGTGCCGAGGTGGAGACGTTGTTGGATGGGGTGTGA
- a CDS encoding type II toxin-antitoxin system RelE/ParE family toxin, giving the protein MFDVVESATFQRWIRGLRDRRAVARINARLRHLSLGNLGDVKPIRGGLHELRVHHGPGYRVYVLREGQTVIVLCAGNKASQERDIERAGKLADDWRQQ; this is encoded by the coding sequence GTGTTCGATGTCGTCGAGAGTGCCACGTTCCAGCGTTGGATCCGCGGATTGCGCGATCGGCGCGCGGTCGCTCGGATCAATGCCCGGTTGCGACACCTGTCGCTGGGCAACCTGGGAGACGTCAAGCCGATACGTGGTGGACTGCATGAATTGCGCGTCCACCATGGGCCGGGCTACCGCGTGTACGTCCTGCGCGAGGGACAGACGGTGATCGTACTCTGCGCCGGCAACAAGGCCAGCCAAGAACGCGACATCGAGCGTGCCGGGAAACTGGCGGACGACTGGAGGCAACAATGA
- a CDS encoding CmcJ/NvfI family oxidoreductase, protein MTRLATEGTREGVRLGTFRYMQTSAESSLYRNGKVLSRRDRDGSDSGLLGVHLEDREMAILDARSVTQAEQPTLSANGFELLERPSADPDLDFLDHDAVARAYYPECAEIVRAATGAETVAAFDHNVRSATGKSGKRRIAGGQQVQGPAHLVHGDYTLTSAPQRMRDLARPPTLNDTYRTVLAEDETLLDAAAVEQAIADGRFALINLWRNIAREPVATRPLALCDGMSVHPEELVVFEIHYSDRIGENYFAKHDDRHRWVYWSAMTRDEALLIKQWDSAGELARSEGTRADPDGVDRPCTFSFHSAFEDPATPPDAPDRWSIEVRCAVLYA, encoded by the coding sequence ATGACCAGACTGGCCACGGAGGGAACCCGCGAAGGGGTTCGCCTCGGTACCTTCCGCTACATGCAGACGTCGGCGGAATCCTCGCTCTACCGGAACGGCAAGGTGCTCAGCCGCCGCGACCGGGACGGCAGCGACAGCGGCCTCCTGGGTGTCCATCTGGAAGATCGCGAGATGGCGATCCTCGACGCCCGCTCGGTGACGCAAGCTGAACAACCGACTTTGTCGGCCAACGGCTTTGAGCTGCTTGAGCGACCGTCGGCGGACCCGGACCTGGACTTTCTCGATCACGACGCGGTGGCCCGGGCGTACTATCCCGAATGCGCCGAGATCGTGCGCGCTGCGACCGGGGCGGAGACCGTCGCCGCCTTCGACCACAACGTCCGCTCCGCGACCGGCAAGTCGGGCAAGCGGCGTATCGCGGGCGGCCAGCAGGTCCAGGGACCGGCGCATCTGGTGCACGGTGACTACACCCTGACCAGCGCGCCCCAGCGAATGCGTGACCTCGCCCGGCCGCCGACCCTGAACGACACCTATCGCACGGTGCTGGCCGAGGACGAGACGCTGCTCGACGCCGCGGCGGTCGAGCAGGCGATCGCGGACGGACGGTTCGCGCTCATCAACCTCTGGCGCAACATCGCCCGCGAGCCGGTGGCGACGCGGCCGCTTGCGCTCTGCGACGGGATGAGCGTGCACCCGGAAGAACTCGTCGTCTTCGAGATCCACTACAGCGACCGGATCGGCGAGAACTACTTCGCCAAGCACGACGACCGCCACCGCTGGGTCTACTGGTCCGCCATGACCCGTGACGAGGCGCTGCTCATCAAGCAGTGGGATTCAGCCGGTGAACTGGCCCGGTCCGAAGGCACGAGGGCCGACCCTGACGGCGTCGACCGACCTTGCACCTTCAGCTTCCATAGTGCGTTCGAGGATCCTGCGACCCCGCCGGATGCGCCCGACCGCTGGAGCATCGAGGTTCGCTGCGCGGTGCTCTACGCGTAG
- a CDS encoding DUF3237 domain-containing protein produces the protein MPLESELLAVFDLTVDKPIVLDNTPSGRRLNVNVTGGTFEGPNFRGEVLQGGGDWLVLRADGSLRLDVRATLRTHDGALVYMTYFGVRHGPEDVMRRLNAGETVDPSEYYFRIAPFFETGAPEYAWLNGLVCVGKGDRKPTGPTYEVYRIL, from the coding sequence ATGCCTCTCGAATCCGAACTGCTCGCTGTTTTCGACCTGACCGTCGACAAGCCCATCGTGCTCGACAACACGCCGTCCGGGCGACGTCTCAACGTCAATGTCACCGGCGGAACGTTCGAGGGCCCCAACTTCCGGGGCGAGGTTCTCCAGGGCGGCGGCGACTGGCTGGTGCTCCGTGCTGACGGATCGCTTCGGCTGGATGTCCGGGCGACCCTCCGCACCCACGACGGGGCCCTCGTCTACATGACCTACTTCGGCGTCCGGCACGGACCCGAGGACGTGATGCGCCGGCTCAACGCGGGAGAAACCGTCGACCCTTCGGAGTACTACTTCCGGATCGCCCCGTTCTTCGAGACCGGCGCACCGGAATACGCCTGGCTCAACGGCCTCGTGTGCGTGGGCAAGGGTGACCGGAAACCGACCGGCCCGACGTACGAGGTGTACCGGATCCTGTAA